The Tepidibacter aestuarii genome contains a region encoding:
- the ftsY gene encoding signal recognition particle-docking protein FtsY, with protein MLKKIFDKFKKKENQEIQEIEQEVEESKEDIKGESKEEQEEEAKEEVNKEKTIEEKPKEGLKVDEISVDEYVEQDLEEVIEEKLEKAKEEKIEETKEDEIESSEEIEEEVKEEQEEKKEEIKVSLFSRLKDGLSKTKKGITDRVDQVLKAYVKVDEELFEDLEEILITSDVGVNTTMDIVEKLRDRVKSKKITEAKDVRDELKEILSDILGDEQSSLNIEPAPAIVLVVGVNGVGKTTTIGKMANRFKKEGKRVMLAAGDTFRAAAIDQLEVWANRVGVDMINHSEGSDPGAVIFDAIAAAKSRKADVLICDTAGRLHNKKNLMNELGKVFKIVDREYPQATKEVLLVVDATTGQNAVSQAKVFKEAANITGIVLTKLDGTAKGGVVLAVKSELDVPVKLIGVGEKMEDLQDFNAKDFVKALFGDEN; from the coding sequence ATGTTAAAAAAAATATTTGATAAGTTTAAGAAAAAAGAAAATCAAGAAATTCAGGAAATAGAACAAGAAGTAGAAGAATCTAAAGAAGACATTAAAGGGGAATCAAAGGAAGAACAGGAAGAGGAAGCTAAAGAAGAAGTTAATAAAGAAAAGACCATAGAAGAAAAGCCTAAAGAGGGACTTAAAGTAGATGAAATAAGTGTTGATGAATACGTTGAACAAGATTTAGAAGAAGTAATAGAAGAAAAATTAGAGAAAGCTAAAGAAGAGAAAATAGAAGAAACTAAAGAAGATGAAATTGAATCAAGTGAAGAAATTGAAGAGGAAGTTAAAGAAGAACAAGAAGAAAAAAAGGAAGAAATAAAGGTAAGCCTATTCTCAAGATTAAAGGATGGATTGTCTAAAACAAAAAAAGGGATAACAGATAGAGTAGATCAAGTTTTAAAAGCCTATGTAAAGGTAGATGAAGAACTATTTGAAGATTTAGAAGAGATACTTATAACATCAGATGTAGGTGTTAATACTACAATGGACATTGTAGAGAAACTTAGAGATAGAGTAAAAAGTAAAAAAATAACTGAGGCAAAAGATGTTAGAGATGAACTTAAAGAAATACTTTCTGATATATTAGGTGATGAACAATCAAGTCTTAACATAGAGCCAGCTCCAGCTATTGTATTGGTTGTGGGCGTTAATGGAGTAGGAAAAACTACTACTATAGGAAAAATGGCTAATAGATTTAAAAAAGAAGGAAAACGTGTAATGTTAGCTGCAGGAGATACATTTAGAGCTGCTGCAATAGACCAGTTAGAAGTTTGGGCAAATAGAGTTGGAGTGGATATGATAAATCACTCAGAGGGATCAGATCCTGGAGCTGTAATATTTGATGCAATAGCTGCAGCAAAATCTAGAAAGGCAGATGTACTAATATGTGATACAGCTGGTAGACTTCACAATAAAAAGAATCTTATGAATGAACTGGGTAAAGTATTTAAAATTGTAGATAGAGAATATCCACAAGCTACTAAAGAGGTTTTACTCGTAGTAGATGCTACAACTGGTCAAAATGCAGTATCTCAGGCAAAGGTATTTAAAGAGGCTGCTAATATAACTGGTATAGTACTTACGAAACTGGATGGAACTGCAAAAGGTGGAGTTGTACTTGCAGTAAAATCAGAACTTGATGTACCCGTTAAGCTTATAGGTGTTGGAGAAAAAATGGAAGATCTTCAAGATTTTAATGCTAAAGATTTTGTAAAAGCATTATTTGGTGACGAAAATTAA
- the rnc gene encoding ribonuclease III, protein MIMNRQMKKYERELEEKIEYTFKNKSYLLEALTHSSYANENKKGNIQYNERIEFLGDSALGIVVSHYLFENKKNLPEGELTKIRANIVCEESLSEFAKKINLGKYLLLGKGEEVTGGRERISILADATEAIIGAIYLDGGLEAASKFVISHMKDIIQDSIKGKIFRDYKTHLQEVLQSQTNERITYDVIEEIGPDHNKKFIIQVRLGKEILGKGGGKSKKEAEQMAAKQALKRVGC, encoded by the coding sequence ATGATAATGAATAGACAAATGAAAAAGTATGAAAGAGAATTAGAGGAAAAAATTGAATATACATTTAAAAATAAGAGCTATTTATTAGAGGCTTTAACTCATAGTTCGTATGCAAATGAAAATAAAAAGGGAAATATACAATATAATGAGAGAATAGAGTTTTTAGGTGACTCAGCACTTGGAATAGTAGTTAGTCATTATTTGTTTGAAAACAAGAAAAACTTGCCTGAAGGAGAGCTTACAAAGATTAGAGCAAATATAGTTTGTGAGGAATCTTTAAGTGAGTTTGCAAAAAAAATTAATCTTGGAAAATATTTGTTACTAGGTAAGGGCGAAGAGGTAACAGGAGGTAGAGAGCGTATATCGATACTAGCAGATGCTACTGAGGCAATAATAGGAGCGATTTATTTAGATGGTGGACTTGAAGCTGCTAGTAAGTTTGTAATAAGTCATATGAAAGATATAATACAAGATTCTATAAAAGGTAAAATATTTAGAGACTATAAAACGCATCTTCAAGAAGTACTTCAAAGTCAGACTAATGAGAGAATAACTTATGATGTAATAGAGGAAATTGGTCCAGACCATAATAAAAAATTTATTATTCAGGTGAGACTTGGTAAAGAAATTTTAGGAAAAGGTGGCGGAAAGAGCAAAAAGGAAGCTGAACAAATGGCTGCAAAACAAGCATTAAAGAGGGTTGGTTGTTAA
- a CDS encoding shikimate kinase — translation MENIVLIGFMATGKSSVAKLLSKKLNMEIIDTDIYIEQKENMSISEIFNKKGEEYFRDLEKQSLEILSNKKNIILSTGGGIISNDQNIELLRKIGKVVWLKARTDTIIRNLKKSKIKRPLLMVENKEQKIESLLKSRLDKYSRCSHFEIDIDDKNIDEVVSNILLSLPKI, via the coding sequence TTGGAAAATATAGTGCTAATAGGATTTATGGCTACAGGCAAGAGTAGCGTTGCAAAATTACTTTCTAAAAAACTAAATATGGAGATAATAGATACAGATATATATATTGAACAAAAAGAAAATATGAGTATAAGCGAAATATTTAATAAAAAGGGAGAAGAATACTTTAGAGATTTGGAAAAACAGAGTTTGGAAATACTTTCAAACAAAAAAAATATAATATTGTCAACTGGTGGAGGCATAATAAGTAATGATCAAAATATAGAGTTACTTAGAAAAATAGGAAAAGTTGTTTGGTTAAAGGCGAGAACAGATACTATAATAAGAAACTTAAAAAAATCTAAAATAAAAAGACCTTTACTAATGGTTGAAAATAAAGAGCAAAAGATAGAGTCTCTGTTAAAATCTAGGTTAGATAAATACTCAAGATGTTCTCATTTTGAAATAGATATAGATGATAAAAATATAGATGAAGTAGTGTCTAATATACTACTAAGTTTACCTAAAATATGA
- the smc gene encoding chromosome segregation protein SMC, which translates to MYLKRLELKGFKSFPNKTEIVFEKGITSIVGPNGSGKSNVLDAIRWVLGEQSIKSLRGDKLEDVIFIGADNKKPMNYCEVSLIIDNSEGIINIDYSEVSIKRRAYRSGESEFYINNKNCRLKDVKELLLDTGIGREGYSIIEQGKIDEILGNNVNNRRKVFDEACGISKYRYKKQEGEKNLKNTKENLERINDIFYEIENQLKPLEIQKEKSLKYIKLTDELKVFQVNSYIREIEALDVELKEINNHSKILSEQLEDLEKTKKNQETEIIDIEKKLSELEIKITESNEGIHQIQVGIDKKTADLNLIDEKIKNIQINKQRNEKELSELKSKKLQKEEELKVLTDDNDKLFLNLENLNKNKEEVQGSTDKGMLELNSIEQKIEDLKNDAINLLDEKNNKNIRLSSLNTSVENIQNRKVEVRRNIDEISLQAEEKKSKLKTNVEIEKENNDIIKKLKLNKNEEINNLNSSIANLKNIESSINNKKLKINEYNSKLNVYVDMENRYEGFYRGVKEVLKNKKLQGIKGAVAEVIKVGKEYEVAVEVAMGSSLQNVITKDEYSAKQAISYLKQGNLGRVTFLPINIIKPRKVNINEIPKIDGLIGIASDIVKFEDEFKNIIENILGRTIFVEDIDCAIKLGKMTNYKYKIVTLKGDVFNSGGSLTGGSVKSVNNLLSRKRIIEEFKENIEKETVEIQNLLENKSNTEQDVETKRNNISNLEVSIQEKEKTIFKINSDINNIKQDINSIEHTKAKLEKEELGFNDNLSYTNELITKLNEEIKEIDIKTSQIEQTIKEIDIKKQEYKHKYESDIQILNEVKLEIAKFTQVYENNQNQIQMAKDYINDLENNTATKEKEMKSSELEKQNVSEKKILIKVEKEELNEQMIDLNKKYEDYKNDKLNILKEIKDKKEEFKIKEENYTQLKESMYKIESKIDKLELSQENYFNKLWEDYELTFKDATPLKNDEIEIDKKKIENLKNQIKRIGNVNLDSIQEYKEVKERYDFYEEQKKDLEKSIESIEKLIVDLEANMRSEFSVNFKKINEYYMVIYKKLFGGGHGELKIVDPSNLLQSDIEIIAQPPGKKLKNINLLSGGEKALTAIAILFSIISTRPTPFCVLDEIEAPLDDANIYRYGEFLRGLSKDTQFIAITHRRGTMQVSDYIYGVTMEQKAISKVLSLKLEQAQELTNENAS; encoded by the coding sequence TTGTATTTAAAGAGGTTAGAATTAAAGGGCTTTAAATCCTTTCCTAATAAAACGGAGATAGTATTTGAAAAAGGAATAACGTCTATTGTAGGACCTAATGGAAGTGGTAAGAGTAATGTGTTAGATGCTATAAGATGGGTTCTTGGAGAACAAAGTATAAAGAGCCTAAGAGGAGATAAGCTTGAAGATGTAATATTTATAGGTGCTGACAATAAAAAACCTATGAACTATTGTGAGGTATCTCTTATTATAGATAATAGCGAAGGAATAATAAATATTGATTACAGCGAAGTTAGCATAAAGAGAAGAGCTTATAGATCTGGAGAGAGTGAGTTTTATATAAATAATAAAAATTGTAGGTTAAAAGATGTCAAAGAATTACTTCTTGATACGGGAATAGGAAGAGAAGGATATTCTATAATAGAACAAGGAAAGATTGATGAAATACTAGGAAATAATGTGAATAATAGAAGAAAAGTGTTTGATGAGGCTTGTGGTATATCTAAATACAGGTATAAAAAGCAAGAAGGAGAAAAAAACCTTAAAAATACAAAAGAAAATTTAGAGAGAATAAATGATATTTTTTATGAAATAGAGAATCAATTAAAACCTTTAGAGATACAAAAGGAAAAATCGCTAAAATATATAAAACTTACAGATGAGCTTAAAGTATTTCAAGTAAACTCTTATATAAGGGAAATAGAGGCATTGGATGTTGAGTTGAAAGAAATAAACAATCACAGCAAGATACTTTCTGAACAACTTGAAGACTTAGAAAAAACAAAGAAAAATCAAGAAACAGAGATTATAGATATAGAGAAGAAATTATCTGAATTAGAGATCAAAATAACTGAATCTAATGAAGGCATACATCAAATTCAGGTGGGTATAGATAAGAAAACAGCAGACTTGAATTTAATAGATGAAAAAATAAAGAATATACAGATTAATAAACAAAGGAATGAAAAAGAATTATCAGAATTAAAATCAAAAAAGCTTCAAAAAGAAGAAGAGCTAAAGGTTTTAACTGATGATAATGATAAACTTTTCTTAAATCTTGAAAATCTGAACAAAAATAAGGAAGAGGTTCAAGGTAGCACAGACAAAGGTATGCTTGAACTAAATTCTATAGAGCAAAAGATTGAGGATCTAAAAAATGATGCAATAAATTTATTAGATGAAAAAAACAATAAAAATATAAGACTTTCAAGTTTAAATACCAGTGTTGAAAATATACAAAATAGAAAAGTAGAAGTCAGACGAAATATAGATGAGATAAGTTTACAGGCTGAAGAAAAGAAATCTAAACTAAAAACTAACGTAGAAATTGAAAAAGAGAATAATGATATTATTAAAAAATTGAAATTGAATAAAAATGAAGAGATAAATAATTTGAATTCATCTATTGCAAATCTTAAAAACATAGAATCTAGTATCAATAACAAAAAACTTAAAATAAATGAATACAATTCTAAGTTAAATGTATATGTTGATATGGAAAATAGATATGAAGGTTTTTATAGAGGTGTAAAAGAGGTACTAAAAAATAAAAAACTTCAGGGAATTAAGGGTGCAGTTGCAGAGGTTATAAAGGTAGGTAAGGAATATGAGGTAGCTGTTGAAGTTGCTATGGGATCTTCTCTTCAAAATGTAATCACAAAAGATGAATATAGTGCAAAACAAGCTATTTCATACTTAAAGCAGGGCAACCTAGGAAGAGTAACATTTTTACCTATTAATATAATAAAACCTAGAAAGGTAAATATAAATGAAATACCTAAAATAGACGGTTTAATAGGAATAGCCAGCGATATAGTTAAGTTTGAGGATGAATTTAAGAATATAATAGAAAATATACTTGGAAGAACAATATTTGTAGAGGATATAGATTGTGCTATAAAGCTTGGTAAAATGACTAACTATAAGTATAAGATAGTGACATTAAAGGGAGATGTATTCAACTCAGGAGGTTCATTAACTGGTGGTAGTGTGAAATCAGTAAATAACCTATTGTCTAGAAAAAGAATAATAGAAGAGTTTAAAGAAAACATAGAAAAAGAAACAGTAGAAATACAAAATTTATTAGAAAATAAATCTAATACAGAACAGGACGTAGAAACAAAAAGGAATAATATATCTAACTTAGAAGTATCTATACAAGAAAAGGAAAAAACAATTTTTAAAATTAATTCAGATATTAATAATATCAAACAAGATATAAATTCAATAGAACACACAAAAGCTAAATTAGAAAAAGAAGAATTGGGATTTAATGACAATCTATCGTATACGAATGAATTGATAACTAAATTAAACGAAGAAATAAAAGAAATTGATATCAAAACATCTCAAATAGAACAAACTATAAAGGAAATAGATATTAAAAAACAAGAATACAAGCATAAATACGAATCTGATATACAAATTTTAAATGAAGTAAAGCTTGAAATAGCTAAATTTACTCAAGTATATGAAAATAATCAAAACCAAATTCAAATGGCAAAAGATTATATTAACGACCTAGAAAATAACACAGCTACAAAAGAAAAAGAGATGAAAAGCTCAGAATTAGAAAAGCAAAATGTAAGTGAAAAGAAGATTTTGATAAAGGTCGAAAAAGAAGAATTAAATGAACAGATGATAGACCTTAATAAAAAGTATGAAGATTATAAAAATGATAAATTAAATATACTAAAAGAGATAAAAGATAAAAAAGAAGAGTTTAAAATAAAAGAAGAAAACTATACTCAATTAAAAGAAAGTATGTATAAGATAGAATCAAAAATAGATAAGCTTGAACTTAGTCAGGAAAATTACTTCAATAAATTATGGGAAGATTATGAGCTTACATTTAAAGATGCTACACCGTTAAAAAATGACGAGATAGAAATAGATAAGAAAAAAATAGAAAACTTAAAGAATCAAATAAAGAGAATCGGAAACGTAAATCTTGATTCAATACAGGAATATAAAGAAGTAAAAGAAAGATATGATTTTTATGAAGAACAAAAGAAGGATCTTGAAAAATCTATAGAATCAATAGAAAAATTAATAGTAGATCTTGAGGCTAATATGAGAAGTGAGTTTAGTGTTAACTTTAAAAAGATAAATGAGTACTACATGGTTATTTACAAAAAACTATTCGGTGGAGGACATGGAGAGCTTAAGATAGTAGATCCATCTAACCTTTTACAAAGTGACATAGAAATAATAGCACAACCTCCTGGTAAAAAGCTTAAAAACATAAATCTTTTATCTGGAGGAGAAAAAGCATTAACTGCAATAGCCATATTATTTAGTATAATAAGTACAAGACCTACACCGTTTTGTGTATTAGATGAAATTGAAGCACCTCTTGATGATGCTAATATTTATAGATATGGAGAATTCTTAAGAGGTTTATCTAAAGATACACAATTCATAGCTATAACTCACAGAAGAGGAACTATGCAGGTATCAGATTACATATATGGTGTAACTATGGAGCAAAAAGCAATATCTAAAGTACTGAGTCTAAAACTAGAACAAGCACAAGAATTAACTAATGAAAATGCGAGCTAG
- the aroQ gene encoding type II 3-dehydroquinate dehydratase, translating to MENILILNGPNLNLIGKRETDIYGKDTIQDLHNLILEESKLMNIRVEFFQSNHEGEIIDKIQSCINTYDGIVINPGAYTHYSYAIYDAIKSIDKPFVEVHISNIHKREEFRQKSVTAKACIGQITGFGFYSYILGLYSIINYIRGGK from the coding sequence ATGGAAAATATACTAATATTAAATGGGCCTAATTTAAATTTAATAGGCAAAAGAGAAACAGATATATATGGTAAAGATACCATACAAGATTTACATAATCTAATACTAGAAGAATCAAAATTGATGAATATAAGAGTAGAATTTTTTCAAAGCAACCATGAAGGTGAAATAATAGATAAAATTCAAAGTTGTATAAATACATACGACGGTATAGTGATAAATCCAGGAGCTTATACACATTATAGTTATGCTATTTATGATGCTATAAAATCGATAGACAAGCCATTTGTCGAGGTTCATATCTCAAATATTCATAAAAGAGAAGAATTTAGACAAAAAAGTGTTACAGCCAAAGCGTGTATAGGACAAATAACAGGGTTTGGATTTTATAGTTATATACTAGGATTATATAGTATAATAAACTACATAAGGGGTGGAAAGTAA
- a CDS encoding elongator complex protein 3, whose translation MKRRIIPVFVPHKGCPHDCIFCNQKKITGVSTDVSANDVKNIIEEYLETMDDGVHIEVAFFGGSFTAIDINIQKELLSVAKEYVDKGIIKDIRLSTRPDCIDEIILDNLKEHKVSIIELGVQSMDDDVLKQSIRGHSQEDVVRAVNLIKKYGFELGLQMMLGLPSDNEKKCTQTADKFIALRPSFVRIYPTLVVKDTGLENLYNESKYSPFDLDTTIEISKKLLIKFQLENIKVIRVGLQTTEDISLGKDVVCGPHHPSLRELIEAKIYRDYIENIIKSSNIKDSITVYVNKRNISKIVGNKKSNIIYLYERYNIKMLVKEDNLPVDEFSFEYNEVLTKTNLNEIYKNLYNIYKI comes from the coding sequence ATGAAAAGAAGAATAATACCGGTATTTGTACCTCATAAGGGATGTCCCCATGATTGTATATTTTGTAATCAAAAGAAGATAACTGGGGTATCAACTGATGTTAGTGCAAATGATGTTAAAAATATAATAGAAGAATATTTAGAGACTATGGATGACGGTGTACATATAGAGGTTGCATTTTTTGGAGGAAGCTTTACTGCAATAGATATAAATATCCAAAAGGAACTATTATCGGTTGCCAAAGAATATGTAGATAAAGGAATAATAAAGGATATAAGGCTTTCAACAAGACCAGACTGCATAGATGAAATTATACTTGATAACTTAAAAGAGCATAAAGTTAGCATTATAGAACTGGGAGTTCAATCTATGGATGATGATGTATTAAAGCAAAGTATAAGAGGTCATAGTCAAGAAGATGTAGTAAGGGCTGTAAATCTTATAAAAAAGTATGGATTTGAACTTGGACTTCAAATGATGCTAGGTCTTCCTAGTGATAATGAGAAAAAATGTACACAAACTGCTGATAAATTTATAGCTTTAAGACCGAGCTTTGTAAGGATATATCCAACTCTTGTAGTAAAGGATACAGGTCTTGAAAATTTATACAATGAAAGTAAGTATAGTCCGTTTGATTTAGATACTACTATAGAAATATCAAAAAAGCTTTTAATAAAGTTTCAACTGGAAAATATAAAGGTAATAAGAGTGGGACTTCAAACTACAGAGGATATATCGCTTGGAAAAGATGTTGTATGCGGGCCTCATCATCCATCTCTTAGAGAACTTATTGAAGCTAAAATATATAGGGATTATATAGAAAATATAATAAAGTCTAGCAATATAAAAGATTCAATTACTGTTTATGTAAATAAGAGGAATATATCAAAAATAGTTGGAAATAAAAAAAGCAATATAATATACTTATATGAAAGATACAATATAAAAATGTTAGTTAAAGAAGATAATCTACCTGTAGATGAATTTTCTTTTGAGTACAATGAGGTATTAACTAAGACAAATTTAAATGAAATATACAAGAATTTATATAATATATATAAAATTTAA
- the ylxM gene encoding YlxM family DNA-binding protein, whose protein sequence is MELNKVIEIGILFDFYKELLTEKQRESVNLYYNEDYSLGEISENLKISRQGVYDTLKRAEKILQDYEKKLNLVEKSNKRNKLIESLYEKVVDIKEEIKVDNNFNGLVPKIENLEEICRELLR, encoded by the coding sequence ATGGAATTAAACAAAGTCATAGAGATTGGTATTTTATTCGATTTTTATAAAGAACTTTTAACTGAAAAACAAAGAGAATCAGTTAATCTATACTATAATGAGGATTATTCATTGGGTGAGATTAGTGAAAATCTTAAAATTTCAAGACAAGGGGTCTATGACACTTTAAAGAGAGCTGAGAAGATTTTACAGGATTATGAAAAAAAATTAAATCTAGTAGAAAAATCCAATAAAAGAAATAAGCTAATAGAGAGCTTGTACGAAAAAGTTGTTGATATAAAAGAAGAAATTAAAGTTGATAATAATTTTAATGGTTTAGTCCCTAAGATTGAAAATCTAGAAGAAATTTGTAGGGAGTTGTTGAGATGA
- a CDS encoding late competence development ComFB family protein, translating to MNKLKNYMEDLVDIHLNKLLEEYEDICKCERCILDIKAIALNNLKPRYGVTQMGNVFIKIDESTTESNVKIISEIIKAIEKVSKNPHNGDE from the coding sequence TTGAACAAATTAAAGAATTATATGGAGGATTTGGTGGATATACATCTAAATAAATTATTAGAAGAATATGAAGATATATGTAAGTGTGAAAGATGTATTTTGGATATAAAGGCTATAGCTCTTAACAATTTAAAGCCTAGATACGGAGTAACTCAAATGGGGAATGTATTTATAAAAATAGATGAAAGTACAACTGAGTCAAATGTAAAAATAATAAGCGAAATTATAAAAGCTATAGAAAAGGTATCTAAAAATCCTCATAATGGAGATGAATAA
- the efp gene encoding elongation factor P yields MVSAGDFRKGVTFIKDGELCLVIDFQHVKPGKGAAFVRTKYRNLKTGSTREEAFHPGDKFPKANIETKQMQYLYADGELYYFMDNETYDQVPLNYEQVEDAIKFLKENESATIRFHEGQAFQVEAPNFVELEITETEPGVKGDTATNVTKNATVETGAVVQVPMFINLGDKIKIDTRTGEYLSRV; encoded by the coding sequence ATGGTTTCAGCAGGTGATTTTAGAAAAGGAGTTACTTTTATAAAGGATGGAGAACTATGTTTAGTAATAGATTTCCAACACGTTAAGCCAGGTAAAGGAGCAGCTTTCGTTAGAACTAAGTATAGAAACTTAAAGACAGGATCTACAAGAGAAGAAGCTTTTCATCCAGGTGATAAGTTCCCTAAGGCTAATATAGAAACTAAACAAATGCAATACTTATACGCAGATGGAGAATTATACTACTTCATGGATAACGAAACTTATGATCAAGTTCCACTTAACTATGAACAAGTTGAAGATGCTATAAAGTTTTTAAAAGAAAACGAGTCAGCAACTATAAGATTCCACGAAGGACAAGCCTTCCAAGTTGAAGCACCAAACTTTGTTGAGTTAGAAATAACTGAAACAGAGCCAGGAGTAAAAGGAGATACGGCTACTAACGTAACTAAGAATGCAACAGTTGAAACTGGAGCTGTAGTTCAAGTTCCTATGTTTATAAACTTAGGAGATAAAATAAAGATAGATACTAGAACTGGAGAATATTTATCAAGAGTTTAA
- a CDS encoding CD1247 N-terminal domain-containing protein has protein sequence MQHLYEKVAYLKGLADGLGVDESTKEGKLLINIVDILDDFADAIVELEEEQDEISEYIETIDEDLEDLEDEIYEDELDEDEEFSYVQFQCPTCKEDVEIDEELLYDEDVDILCPNCKEVILFAEDDCCDGHCHSGEDHDCNCGE, from the coding sequence ATGCAACATTTATATGAGAAAGTAGCTTACTTAAAAGGATTAGCAGATGGATTAGGTGTTGACGAAAGTACTAAAGAAGGAAAATTATTAATAAATATCGTTGATATTTTAGATGATTTTGCAGATGCTATAGTCGAGCTTGAGGAAGAACAAGATGAAATATCTGAATACATAGAGACTATAGATGAAGACTTAGAAGATTTAGAGGATGAAATTTATGAAGATGAATTGGATGAAGATGAAGAATTTAGTTACGTTCAATTCCAGTGTCCAACTTGTAAAGAAGATGTAGAAATAGACGAAGAATTGCTATACGATGAAGATGTAGATATTCTTTGCCCTAACTGCAAAGAAGTAATATTATTTGCTGAAGATGACTGTTGCGATGGTCATTGTCATTCAGGAGAAGATCACGATTGTAACTGTGGTGAATAA
- a CDS encoding M24 family metallopeptidase codes for MNRINKLREHMKNNDLDAVLIYKGENRRYLSDFTGTTGYVLITNDKSLFFTDFRYIQQATNQCKGFEIVEISREKPVTEFLKDMDIKNLGFEDDYMDFATYSRFSKELENINFIPLKGHMLAIRAIKDEKEIDTIRKAASIADEAFSHILTFIKPGVCEVEVALELEYFMKKKGATGLSFDSIVASGNRSSLPHGVASDKIIEEGDFLTLDFGCVYNGYCSDMTRTIVVGKASDRQKEIYNIVLNAQMRALENIKPGMTGVELDKIAREVITDAGYGEYFGHGLGHGVGLEVHEMPNVNPNAQNTLLPGMIITDEPGIYIPDFGGVRIEDLIVVTIDGYEVLSSSTKELIELSY; via the coding sequence ATGAATAGAATAAATAAACTAAGAGAACATATGAAAAATAATGATTTAGATGCTGTTTTAATTTATAAAGGTGAAAATAGAAGATATTTATCAGATTTTACAGGAACTACAGGATATGTTCTTATAACAAATGATAAAAGTTTATTCTTCACAGATTTTAGATATATACAACAAGCTACAAACCAATGTAAAGGATTTGAAATAGTAGAAATATCAAGAGAAAAACCTGTAACAGAGTTTTTAAAAGATATGGATATAAAGAATTTAGGATTTGAAGATGATTATATGGACTTTGCAACTTATTCTAGATTCAGCAAAGAACTTGAAAATATAAACTTTATTCCTTTAAAAGGGCATATGCTTGCAATAAGAGCTATAAAGGATGAAAAAGAGATAGATACTATAAGAAAGGCTGCAAGTATTGCAGATGAAGCTTTTTCTCATATACTAACTTTTATAAAACCGGGTGTATGTGAAGTGGAAGTGGCTCTTGAACTTGAGTACTTCATGAAGAAAAAAGGAGCTACTGGATTATCATTTGATTCTATAGTGGCATCAGGAAATAGATCATCTCTTCCTCATGGAGTTGCAAGTGACAAAATAATAGAGGAAGGTGACTTCTTGACATTAGATTTTGGTTGCGTATATAATGGATATTGCTCAGATATGACTAGAACAATAGTTGTAGGAAAGGCAAGCGACAGGCAAAAAGAAATATACAATATAGTTTTAAATGCTCAAATGAGAGCTTTAGAAAATATAAAACCAGGTATGACTGGTGTTGAACTAGATAAGATTGCTAGGGAAGTCATAACAGATGCAGGCTATGGAGAATATTTTGGGCATGGTTTAGGCCATGGAGTAGGACTTGAAGTACATGAAATGCCTAATGTTAATCCAAATGCACAAAACACTCTTTTACCTGGAATGATAATAACAGATGAACCTGGTATATATATTCCAGATTTTGGAGGAGTTAGAATAGAAGATTTAATTGTAGTGACAATTGATGGATATGAAGTATTATCTAGCTCTACTAAAGAATTAATAGAACTATCTTACTAG